A single region of the Vagococcus teuberi genome encodes:
- the atpD gene encoding F0F1 ATP synthase subunit beta has translation MKVGKIAQVIGPVVDVAFPLDQALPDINDALIVYKAGSKEKVVLETTLEIGDGIVRTIAMESTDGLQRGMEVLHTGGPISVPVGPETLGRVFNVLGETIDLGEPIGEEVERDSIHAKAPSFDELSTNSEILETGIKVIDLLAPYLKGGKIGLFGGAGVGKTVLIQELINNIAQELGGLSVFAGVGERTREGNDLYFEMKESGVIKKTAMVFGQMNEPPGARMRVALTGLTMAEYFRDEEKQDVLLFIDNIFRFTQAGSEVSALLGRMPSAVGYQPTLATEMGQLQERITSTKDGSITSIQAIYVPADDYTDPAPATAFAHLDATTNLERRLTEQGIYPAVDPLASSSSALEPDIVGEEHYKVATEVQRLLQRYKELQDIIAILGMDELSDEEKVIVGRARRVQFFLSQNFHVAEQFTGQPGSYVPLNETIKGFRAILDGEYDHLPEEAFRSVGRIEEAIEKAEKMGY, from the coding sequence ATGAAAGTAGGAAAAATAGCCCAAGTCATTGGTCCCGTTGTTGACGTGGCTTTTCCATTAGACCAAGCATTACCTGATATAAATGATGCATTAATCGTTTATAAAGCTGGAAGTAAAGAAAAAGTTGTATTAGAAACAACTCTTGAAATTGGCGATGGAATCGTTCGAACAATTGCAATGGAATCTACAGACGGACTACAAAGAGGAATGGAAGTTCTTCATACAGGAGGTCCTATCAGTGTTCCAGTTGGTCCTGAAACATTAGGTAGAGTCTTTAACGTACTTGGTGAAACCATTGACTTAGGTGAACCAATTGGTGAAGAAGTAGAAAGAGATAGCATTCATGCAAAAGCACCTTCTTTTGATGAATTAAGTACTAACTCTGAAATTTTAGAAACAGGTATCAAAGTAATTGATTTACTTGCTCCTTACTTAAAAGGTGGTAAAATCGGATTATTCGGTGGTGCCGGAGTAGGTAAAACAGTGTTGATTCAAGAGTTGATCAACAATATCGCTCAAGAATTAGGTGGGTTATCAGTGTTTGCCGGTGTAGGTGAACGTACTCGTGAGGGGAATGACCTTTACTTCGAAATGAAAGAATCTGGCGTTATCAAGAAAACAGCCATGGTGTTCGGACAAATGAACGAGCCACCTGGTGCCAGAATGCGTGTAGCCTTAACAGGTCTTACTATGGCAGAATATTTCCGTGATGAAGAAAAACAAGATGTGTTACTCTTTATTGATAACATTTTCCGTTTTACTCAAGCGGGTTCTGAAGTATCAGCCCTTTTAGGACGTATGCCTTCAGCCGTTGGTTACCAACCAACATTAGCAACGGAAATGGGACAACTACAAGAACGTATTACTTCGACAAAAGATGGATCAATTACATCAATTCAAGCGATTTATGTTCCTGCCGATGACTATACTGACCCGGCTCCAGCAACAGCCTTTGCGCATTTGGATGCAACAACTAACTTGGAACGTCGTTTGACTGAACAAGGGATTTATCCAGCGGTAGATCCATTAGCATCATCATCAAGTGCCTTAGAACCTGATATTGTTGGAGAAGAGCACTACAAAGTAGCTACTGAAGTTCAACGTTTGTTACAACGCTACAAAGAATTACAAGATATTATTGCAATTCTTGGTATGGATGAGTTAAGTGATGAAGAAAAAGTGATTGTAGGCCGTGCTAGACGTGTCCAATTCTTCTTATCACAAAACTTCCACGTAGCTGAACAGTTTACTGGTCAACCAGGTAGTTATGTTCCATTAAACGAAACAATTAAAGGATTTAGAGCAATCTTAGATGGCGAATATGACCACTTACCTGAAGAAGCGTTCAGAAGTGTAGGCCGCATTGAAGAAGCTATCGAAAAAGCAGAAAAAATGGGCTACTAA
- a CDS encoding F0F1 ATP synthase subunit epsilon, translated as MSTFMVNIVTPDGLIYEHEANFLVANTEAGSLGILPKHCPLIAPLKIDAVRIDREGDINDWIAVNGGVIEVRDNVVSIIANSAETEENIDISRAEQARKRAEQKIEAAKNEQNQSIDMARAEVALYRALNRLNVANKRR; from the coding sequence ATGAGTACCTTTATGGTTAACATTGTAACGCCAGATGGATTGATTTATGAGCATGAAGCTAACTTTTTAGTGGCTAACACAGAGGCAGGTTCGCTTGGGATTTTACCTAAGCACTGCCCTTTGATTGCCCCTTTAAAAATTGATGCTGTGCGTATTGATAGAGAAGGAGATATTAACGACTGGATTGCTGTTAATGGTGGTGTTATTGAAGTACGTGATAACGTGGTATCAATTATTGCCAACAGTGCTGAAACAGAAGAAAATATCGATATTTCACGTGCTGAACAAGCTAGGAAACGTGCAGAACAAAAAATTGAAGCTGCAAAAAATGAGCAAAATCAATCAATTGATATGGCTAGAGCTGAAGTCGCGCTGTATCGAGCGTTAAATCGGCTTAATGTGGCGAATAAAAGAAGGTAA
- a CDS encoding F0F1 ATP synthase subunit gamma → MGGSLIDIKKRIASTKKTSQITSAMQMVAASKLTKSEQSSRRFQEYASKVRSMTTHLASTQLAAIDNSDFSGFEQDMEMYQQMLIARPVKTIGYIVVTSDKGLAGGYNSSILKNMLEIIKKDEEDGMNVVLMAIGGTGSDFFKHRDFPVAYELRGLSDYPSYSEVRRIVNSALQMYNSEMFDELYVCYNHHVNTLSSSFRAEKILPIVDLDAKEAETYEQEYTLEPSADAILNTLLPLYAESLIYGAVLDSKTAEHAARMTAMKSATENATNIIDDLTISYNRARQAAITEEITEIVGGAAALE, encoded by the coding sequence ATGGGCGGCTCACTTATTGATATTAAGAAGAGAATAGCTTCAACAAAAAAGACCAGTCAAATTACTAGCGCTATGCAAATGGTAGCAGCTTCTAAATTGACGAAATCTGAACAATCATCAAGACGCTTTCAAGAGTATGCTTCTAAAGTAAGAAGTATGACAACTCATTTGGCATCGACACAGTTAGCTGCAATTGATAACTCTGATTTTTCTGGTTTTGAGCAAGATATGGAAATGTATCAACAAATGCTTATTGCAAGACCAGTTAAAACAATCGGGTATATCGTTGTGACGTCTGACAAAGGTCTAGCGGGTGGTTATAACAGTTCGATTTTAAAAAATATGTTAGAAATCATCAAAAAAGACGAAGAAGATGGCATGAATGTGGTGTTAATGGCTATTGGAGGAACTGGTTCAGATTTCTTCAAGCATCGTGATTTTCCAGTTGCTTATGAATTAAGAGGATTAAGCGACTACCCAAGTTATAGTGAAGTAAGACGTATCGTAAACTCTGCTTTACAAATGTATAATAGTGAAATGTTTGATGAGTTATATGTATGTTATAACCATCATGTCAACACACTATCATCATCATTTAGAGCTGAAAAAATCTTACCAATCGTTGACTTAGATGCTAAAGAAGCTGAAACGTACGAACAAGAGTATACTCTTGAGCCTTCAGCAGACGCTATTTTAAATACGTTACTGCCCCTTTACGCTGAAAGTTTAATATATGGAGCAGTTTTAGACTCTAAAACTGCTGAGCATGCTGCACGGATGACCGCCATGAAGAGTGCCACAGAAAATGCGACAAACATTATTGATGATTTGACCATTTCTTATAATAGAGCACGTCAAGCGGCCATTACAGAAGAAATCACAGAAATTGTTGGTGGAGCAGCTGCCTTAGAATAA
- a CDS encoding alpha/beta hydrolase, with protein MTVYSYSDRENNQIDATFHKSTKQNKDNPLIIYIHGGGLIYGSKDDLPLVHIEKFTQLGFNILALDYPLIPESSLETLINSLLDGINWGISKFTTNDDFILFGRSAGAYLSLILSAKFLDIKPKAIISFYGYYSLMDKELKKPSDFYAQYPLLDDVMIAPLIQKQPLFNAPIEQRFPIYLSYRQRGIWVSKMLAHVSNIENYSLADDDIRTLPPLFIAVSKDDQDVPYTQSIYLHDLATKSDIYTLNGLPHDFDRLVDDVQTKKAYHQLMNWLICLQKRRL; from the coding sequence ATGACAGTTTATTCTTATTCTGACAGAGAAAACAATCAAATAGATGCCACATTTCATAAAAGTACAAAACAAAATAAAGACAATCCACTTATTATTTATATTCATGGTGGCGGACTAATCTATGGTTCAAAAGATGATTTGCCATTAGTTCATATTGAAAAATTTACACAATTAGGATTTAATATACTAGCTCTTGACTATCCATTAATCCCTGAAAGCTCGCTAGAAACATTGATTAATAGTTTACTAGATGGCATTAATTGGGGAATATCAAAGTTTACAACTAATGATGATTTTATTTTATTTGGTCGTTCAGCTGGTGCGTATCTGTCATTAATTTTGAGTGCTAAGTTTTTAGATATTAAACCCAAAGCAATTATTTCTTTTTATGGATACTATTCACTAATGGATAAAGAACTTAAAAAACCAAGTGATTTTTATGCACAATATCCTTTATTAGATGATGTCATGATTGCCCCTCTTATCCAAAAACAGCCTTTATTTAATGCACCCATCGAGCAAAGATTTCCTATTTACCTATCTTATCGCCAACGTGGTATTTGGGTTAGCAAAATGCTTGCTCATGTATCAAATATAGAAAACTATTCGTTAGCGGACGATGACATCCGTACTTTACCACCTTTATTTATTGCTGTAAGTAAAGACGATCAAGATGTTCCTTATACACAATCTATCTATCTACATGACTTAGCCACTAAATCTGATATATATACTCTTAACGGTTTACCTCATGATTTTGATCGATTAGTGGATGATGTACAAACAAAAAAAGCCTACCATCAATTAATGAATTGGCTTATCTGTTTACAAAAACGCCGGTTGTAA
- a CDS encoding transposase, whose protein sequence is MKNTFETSYSNGPLKCMNNHIKVIKRNAYDMKSFYNFKLRLSICLKKSAFKSPKKI, encoded by the coding sequence ATAAAAAACACCTTTGAAACATCTTATTCAAATGGTCCTTTAAAATGTATGAATAACCATATTAAAGTCATAAAGCGTAATGCCTATGACATGAAAAGTTTTTATAATTTTAAGCTACGACTATCAATTTGTTTAAAGAAGTCTGCTTTCAAATCACCAAAAAAGATCTAG
- the atpA gene encoding F0F1 ATP synthase subunit alpha — translation MSIKAEEISSHIKQQLAKYEESLTVDEVGTVSYVGDGIARAYGLENAMSGELLEFDNGVYGMAQNLENDSVGIIILGDFEQIREGDKVKRTRRIMEVPVGEALIGRVVNPLGQPIDGMGEIATTKTRPIEAAAPGVMARKSVSEPLQTGWKAIDALVPIGRGQRELIIGDRKTGKTTIAIDTILNQKDQDMICIYVAIGQKESTVRNQVEILKRYGAMDYTIVVSASASQPAPLLYLAPYAGASMGEEFMYNGKHVLVVYDDLSKQAAAYREISLLLRRPPGREAFPGDVFYLHSRLLERAAKLSDELGGGSMTALPFVETQAGDISAYIPTNVISITDGQIFLESDLFYSGVRPAIDAGLSVSRVGGSAQIKAMKKVAGTLRLDLASYRELEAFTQFGSDLDEATQSKLNRGKRTVEVLKQNVHEPLAVEKQVLILYALTHGFLDTIPVVDILRFERELFEYVDNNYPAIFDTIRNTKGLPNPEDMDKAIDEFKGIFSSSEFSVADEVKQS, via the coding sequence ATGAGTATAAAAGCGGAAGAAATTAGTTCGCATATTAAACAACAACTTGCTAAATACGAAGAATCATTAACAGTAGATGAAGTTGGAACAGTTTCCTATGTTGGTGACGGTATTGCTCGTGCTTACGGATTAGAAAATGCCATGTCGGGAGAATTATTGGAGTTTGATAATGGTGTTTATGGTATGGCTCAAAACTTAGAAAATGATAGTGTCGGTATTATCATTTTAGGGGATTTTGAACAAATACGTGAAGGCGACAAAGTAAAACGTACACGACGTATTATGGAAGTACCTGTTGGTGAAGCATTAATTGGACGCGTGGTTAATCCTTTAGGTCAACCTATTGATGGTATGGGCGAAATCGCTACAACCAAAACACGACCAATTGAAGCAGCAGCTCCTGGTGTTATGGCTCGTAAATCAGTATCAGAACCACTACAAACAGGATGGAAAGCAATTGATGCATTGGTACCAATTGGACGTGGACAACGTGAGTTAATCATTGGTGACCGTAAAACTGGTAAAACCACCATTGCGATTGACACAATCTTAAATCAAAAAGATCAAGACATGATTTGTATTTACGTTGCAATTGGTCAAAAAGAATCAACTGTACGTAACCAAGTTGAAATCTTGAAAAGATATGGTGCAATGGACTACACGATTGTTGTGTCTGCCAGTGCATCACAACCAGCCCCTTTACTTTATTTAGCACCTTATGCTGGAGCAAGTATGGGTGAAGAATTTATGTATAATGGAAAACACGTATTAGTCGTATATGATGATTTATCAAAACAAGCAGCAGCTTATCGTGAAATTTCATTACTATTACGTCGTCCACCAGGTCGTGAAGCGTTCCCTGGGGATGTATTCTACTTACATTCTCGTTTACTTGAAAGAGCAGCGAAATTGAGTGATGAATTAGGTGGCGGATCGATGACTGCCTTACCATTTGTTGAAACACAAGCCGGAGATATCTCTGCTTATATTCCAACGAACGTTATCTCTATTACTGATGGACAAATCTTCTTAGAAAGTGATTTGTTCTACTCAGGTGTTCGTCCTGCGATTGATGCTGGGTTATCAGTATCACGTGTTGGGGGATCTGCTCAAATCAAGGCAATGAAAAAAGTTGCAGGTACACTTCGTCTAGATTTAGCAAGTTACCGTGAATTAGAAGCATTTACCCAATTTGGTTCTGACTTAGATGAGGCAACTCAATCTAAATTAAACCGTGGTAAACGAACTGTAGAAGTTTTGAAACAAAATGTGCATGAACCATTAGCTGTTGAAAAACAGGTCTTAATTCTTTATGCATTGACTCATGGATTCCTAGATACCATTCCAGTAGTAGATATTTTACGTTTTGAACGCGAATTATTTGAATACGTGGATAATAACTATCCAGCAATCTTTGATACAATCCGTAATACAAAGGGATTACCAAATCCTGAAGATATGGATAAAGCAATTGATGAATTTAAAGGGATTTTTAGTTCAAGTGAATTCTCTGTTGCAGACGAAGTAAAACAATCTTAG
- a CDS encoding IS30 family transposase — protein sequence MEQTQNTTQKLPYKHLSFEGRQLIEVWHNKGASNREIGKRLGWLHQTINNELKRGTTTQIKENNKPRQLYFAETGQASFSKIFQSITAGNGSEFSSLHDALQQITDVYFAHPYSSWERGTNERHNGLLRQFIPKGTTICHYSKQFIQLATEKINLLPRKILNYRQPATLFLEEIQKLKIKTCW from the coding sequence ATGGAACAAACTCAGAATACCACACAAAAACTGCCTTATAAACATCTTTCCTTTGAGGGAAGACAACTTATTGAAGTTTGGCATAATAAAGGTGCTTCTAATAGAGAAATAGGTAAACGATTAGGTTGGCTCCATCAAACAATAAATAATGAGCTGAAACGTGGTACAACAACACAAATCAAAGAAAATAACAAACCTAGACAACTCTATTTTGCTGAAACAGGACAAGCTAGTTTTAGCAAGATATTTCAATCAATTACTGCTGGTAATGGTAGTGAATTTAGCTCGCTACATGATGCTCTCCAACAAATAACTGATGTCTATTTTGCTCATCCTTATTCTTCCTGGGAACGAGGTACAAATGAAAGACATAATGGTTTATTAAGACAATTTATTCCGAAAGGAACTACAATTTGTCACTACTCAAAACAGTTCATTCAACTAGCTACTGAAAAGATTAATCTTTTACCACGTAAAATTTTAAATTATAGACAACCAGCAACATTATTTTTAGAAGAAATTCAAAAGCTTAAAATCAAAACATGTTGGTAA